GGGAAGGCGAACGCGGGCAGCGCACCGGCCACCAGGACCCCGAACCCCCGCCAGACAGGCGAGGCGGAACGACGGACCCAGGTCTCACGCCGGGCGGCCTCAACCCGCATGCCGCGCCCCCTCGTCCCGCTCGTGAGCGGTGCAGATCAGCGGTACGGGTCAACGGCGCCGATCAGCGGTGCGGCTGATCGATGTCACTGAACGTGCCGGTGGGCAGTGTCTTCCGGATCAGTGTGGGGGAGAGAAGGCGCGGGACGACAGAGGGCCCCCGGGTGTGTCCGCCCTCGCCGGGCCGACCGTCGGCGCCGCGGCGGGTCAGCCCTCGGCGGTGCCACCGGCGTCGCGCCGTGCCTTCTCCACGGCCGTGACGGTGTGCAGCCGCCAGCCTTCCTCCGTGCGGGTGAGTCCGAAGGTGTAACGGCTGATGGCGAGGGCCGCCTCGCCGGACTCCGGGAACATCGTGCTCAGACAGTCGGCCCGTACCTCCGCGCGGTCTCCGCCCGGATAGCCGTCGACGTTCTCGAAGGCCGTTCGGCGATTGCCGATCAGATGCTGGCGGACGGGGAATCCGCCCAGGACGCCGGCGAGCCAGTCGGCCACCTCGGCGGCCGACCCCTCGATCCCGCCGGCGCCGCGGTGGTCGGCGCGTCCGCCGGGGGTGAAGAGCGCGAGAAAGCCTGGCCAGTCGGCGTCGTCCAGGGCCGTCGCGTAGCCGCTGATCACCTCGTCGACGGCCAGCCGGTCCATCACGGTCGCGAGATCCACACGCTGCGTCATCGGATCAGTCTCCGGCAGTTACGGCCGCAGGCCAAGGGGTGAGCGGATCCGACCGGGAGACAGGGGAAAGGCCCGGCCCCGCGGTGTCACCGCGAGGCCGGGCCTGACGCCCGACTGTCGAAACGCGCCCCTGGGCGTGTGCCCTACGCGGCCTCGTCGACCGCGTCGTGCAGGGCCGCCGCCCATTCCAGCAGCAGGACTTCGTACTCCTCGGCCGGCCACGTGCCGTCTGCCGCGTCGACCAGGGCGCGGATGCGCTCGTTGGCCGCGACGGCGCCGGACGCCGCGGGAGCGGTGGAGGAAGGTGTGGACATACGGCAACCGTACGGGCTGCCGCCCGGTTCCCGCGCCGTTCCGGGAGCGGGATAGCTCACACGCAGACAGGGCAACCCCACGGTGCGTCAGCTTCGAGCCCTGACGCGCCAAGGGTTTCCGGCCGTCGCCCGGGGAGCGGTGGCCGGGCGACAGCGGGACGTGTCCTTGAGCACAGCGGGTGCCGACGTGGGGCCGGCAGGGGGAGCCGGCGTCGTCCGGTCAGCCGGCGGATTCGCCCGCGTGCGGGCTCAGGGTGTCCGTGCCGACGAGAGCGAACAGCACGAGGCCGAGCACGATCCGGTAGATCACGAACGGCATGAAGCTCTTGGTGGTGATGAACTTCATGAACCAGGCGATAACGGCATATCCAACGACGAAAGCGATGATCGTCGCGAAAATCGTCGGCCCCCACGAGACGTGCCCCTCGCCGGCGTCCTTCAACTCGAACGCCCCCGAGGCCAGTACCGCCGGGATGGCGAGCAGGAACGAGTAACGCGCCGCCGCCTCACGGGTGTAGCCCATCAGCAGACCACCACTGATTGTCGCGCCCGAACGCGAGACGCCCGGAATCAGCGCCATGGCCTGGCAGAACCCGAAGATCAGACCGTCCCGGATGTTCAGTTCCTTCAGGGTCTTGCGCTCCTTGGCGGCGCGGTGCTTGCCGCCTGTCTCGTCGCGCGCCGCCAGCCGGTCCGCGATACCGAGGACGACACCCATCACGATCAACGTCGTCGCGATCAGCCGCAGATCACGGAACGGGCCCTCGATCTGGTCCTTGAACGTCACCCCGAGCACACCGATGGGGATCGATCCCACGATCACCAACCACCCCATCTGCGCGTCGTGGTCGGAGCGCATCGCCTTGTTCGTCAGCGAGCGGAACCAGGCCGAGACGATCCGGGCGATGTCCTTGCGGAAGTAGATGAGGACCGCCGCCTCCGTACCGATCTGCGTGATCGCGGTGAACGCGGCACCCGGATCGTGCCAGCCCGCGAACGCGGCGGTCAGCCGCAGATGCGCGCTGGAGGAGATGGGCAGGAACTCGGTCAGCCCCTGGACGAGCCCGAGGATGAGTGATTCGAACCATGACATTGGGTGCTACGCCATCCAAGAAAAGTTCGTGCACCGGCCGGTGTGAACACGGGGCAGTGGCGGGTTGCGGACTGAACAGTGGGCGCGCGGAATCGCTCGTCTGCGCGGGTGTATGGAGGTGCCACTCACGCGCCGGTCTGGGGCAGCGTAGCCGTTGATGATTATGAGACGGCGGCAACCCCCTGCCCAGGCGCGGGACGCACGGCGACGAGTGATGC
The nucleotide sequence above comes from Streptomyces sp. NBC_01716. Encoded proteins:
- a CDS encoding nuclear transport factor 2 family protein is translated as MTQRVDLATVMDRLAVDEVISGYATALDDADWPGFLALFTPGGRADHRGAGGIEGSAAEVADWLAGVLGGFPVRQHLIGNRRTAFENVDGYPGGDRAEVRADCLSTMFPESGEAALAISRYTFGLTRTEEGWRLHTVTAVEKARRDAGGTAEG
- a CDS encoding undecaprenyl-diphosphate phosphatase, with translation MSWFESLILGLVQGLTEFLPISSSAHLRLTAAFAGWHDPGAAFTAITQIGTEAAVLIYFRKDIARIVSAWFRSLTNKAMRSDHDAQMGWLVIVGSIPIGVLGVTFKDQIEGPFRDLRLIATTLIVMGVVLGIADRLAARDETGGKHRAAKERKTLKELNIRDGLIFGFCQAMALIPGVSRSGATISGGLLMGYTREAAARYSFLLAIPAVLASGAFELKDAGEGHVSWGPTIFATIIAFVVGYAVIAWFMKFITTKSFMPFVIYRIVLGLVLFALVGTDTLSPHAGESAG